A window from Streptomyces sp. NBC_00271 encodes these proteins:
- a CDS encoding zinc-ribbon domain-containing protein, translated as MIIFGTRGYLYQLAILTLVCGRCGNPSAHTLRKRVTKFTLFFVPLFPISSKYATQCTFCGAEQKATKEQAEQLQAQAASAHAAQQYGQPQQPQQPYQA; from the coding sequence ATGATCATTTTTGGCACCAGGGGATACCTGTACCAGCTCGCGATACTGACGCTGGTGTGTGGCCGCTGCGGCAATCCCTCGGCGCACACGCTCCGCAAGCGTGTCACGAAGTTCACGCTGTTCTTCGTGCCGCTGTTCCCGATCTCGTCGAAGTACGCGACGCAGTGCACTTTCTGCGGCGCGGAGCAGAAGGCGACCAAGGAGCAGGCGGAGCAGCTGCAGGCGCAGGCCGCGAGCGCGCACGCCGCCCAGCAGTACGGCCAGCCGCAGCAGCCCCAGCAGCCGTACCAGGCCTGA
- a CDS encoding uracil-DNA glycosylase, whose product MAPRPLHELIEAGWAKALEPAAERIAAMGDFLRAEIAAGRTYLPAGANVLRAFQQPFDDVRVLIVGQDPYPTPGMAIGLSFAVSPEVRSLPGSLENIFRELHTDLGLPRPSNGDLTPWTEQGVLLLNRALTTAPRQPAAHRGKGWEEVTEQAIRALVAREKPLVSILWGRDARNLRPLLGDLPAIESAHPSPMSADRGFFGSRPFSRANELLERQGVQPVDWRLP is encoded by the coding sequence GTGGCACCACGACCCTTGCATGAACTCATCGAAGCAGGCTGGGCGAAGGCTCTGGAACCTGCGGCCGAACGAATCGCCGCCATGGGGGACTTCCTCCGGGCCGAGATAGCGGCGGGCCGGACCTATCTCCCGGCCGGGGCGAATGTCCTACGGGCTTTCCAGCAGCCGTTCGACGACGTCCGCGTGTTGATCGTCGGCCAGGATCCCTACCCCACGCCGGGGATGGCCATCGGGCTGAGTTTCGCCGTGTCGCCGGAGGTGCGTTCGCTGCCGGGCAGCCTGGAGAACATCTTCCGGGAACTGCACACGGACCTGGGGCTGCCCAGGCCGTCCAACGGCGATCTGACGCCCTGGACCGAGCAGGGGGTGCTGCTGCTCAACAGGGCGCTGACGACGGCGCCCCGCCAGCCCGCGGCGCACCGGGGCAAGGGCTGGGAAGAGGTCACGGAGCAGGCGATCCGGGCGCTGGTCGCGCGGGAGAAGCCGCTGGTGTCGATCCTGTGGGGTCGTGACGCCCGCAACCTGCGGCCGCTGCTCGGGGATCTCCCGGCGATCGAGTCCGCGCACCCCTCACCGATGTCGGCCGATCGCGGCTTCTTCGGCTCGCGTCCGTTCAGCCGGGCCAACGAGCTGCTGGAGAGGCAGGGCGTCCAGCCGGTGGACTGGCGCCTGCCGTAG
- a CDS encoding N-acetylglucosamine kinase yields MRPSHASAGVLAVDSGGSGLRAALAVRGHVVGVPLTSKEPVRTGPRGIDAGHLLEQLLPMARELMATTGTEELEAVAVGAAGLATLGDALRAELPSALERELGVRRLALAADAVTAYVGALGPRPGAVIAAGTGMIAVGTDLGSWRRADGWGHLLGDCGGGAWIGRAGLEAALRAFDGRPGGSAELLARAEEMFGPVAGLPGKLYPRTDRPAVLASFAPEVAACAASAVGDPVARDVLRAAARHLADSAAAVCPDTGEDRVALTGGLFQMGDPLLVPLRAELTQRLPHARQVPAAGTPLDGAVRIAVDLASDRLTLPRDEHMLYVIAEKGTTSPSVPRKGDSSTLSDK; encoded by the coding sequence TTGCGTCCCTCCCACGCGTCGGCGGGTGTGCTGGCGGTGGACTCGGGTGGCTCGGGGCTGCGGGCGGCGCTGGCCGTGCGCGGGCATGTCGTCGGCGTTCCACTGACCTCCAAGGAACCGGTCCGCACCGGCCCGCGCGGCATCGACGCCGGACATCTGCTGGAGCAACTGCTCCCGATGGCCCGGGAGTTGATGGCCACCACCGGGACGGAGGAGCTCGAGGCCGTCGCCGTCGGAGCGGCGGGCCTCGCCACCCTCGGCGACGCACTGCGCGCCGAGCTGCCCTCCGCGCTGGAGCGCGAACTCGGCGTGCGGCGGCTCGCGTTGGCCGCCGACGCGGTGACCGCGTACGTGGGCGCGCTCGGCCCCCGGCCGGGCGCGGTGATCGCCGCGGGCACCGGCATGATCGCGGTCGGCACCGATCTGGGGAGCTGGCGCAGGGCGGACGGCTGGGGCCATCTGCTCGGCGACTGCGGCGGTGGGGCGTGGATCGGTCGCGCCGGGCTCGAGGCGGCCCTGCGGGCCTTCGACGGGCGCCCCGGCGGGTCGGCGGAGCTGCTGGCGCGGGCCGAGGAGATGTTCGGGCCGGTGGCCGGGTTGCCGGGCAAGCTGTATCCACGCACCGACCGGCCCGCCGTACTCGCCTCCTTCGCGCCCGAAGTGGCCGCGTGCGCCGCGTCCGCCGTCGGCGACCCCGTCGCACGCGACGTGCTGCGCGCCGCCGCCCGGCACCTGGCCGACTCCGCGGCCGCCGTCTGCCCGGACACCGGGGAGGACCGGGTCGCCCTCACCGGGGGCCTGTTCCAGATGGGCGACCCCCTCCTCGTACCGCTGCGCGCGGAGTTGACGCAGCGGCTGCCGCACGCCCGGCAGGTACCGGCCGCGGGCACCCCGCTGGACGGCGCCGTACGTATCGCCGTCGACCTGGCGAGCGACCGGCTCACGCTCCCCCGCGACGAACACATGCTTTACGTGATAGCCGAAAAGGGCACAACCTCGCCATCCGTCCCCCGAAAGGGGGATTCATCCACCCTGTCGGACAAGTGA
- a CDS encoding sirohydrochlorin chelatase, translating to MSSPTGPASGLPVRMPRPRQPGRHRRPEPLAAPEGAPALVLAVPGTSSAATRSLAEEVVSIARSELPGLDARIGYLDGDDAEFPTLQSVLTRAAEERTARYEQARAAGADVTEPDGPVAVVVPLLAGPDNALLRRVRQAVMESRIAADLTDVLGPHPLLAEALHVRLSEAGLARADRARLFTVATAADGIILASVGGEEAVQAAGITGMLLAARLAVPVMAAALDEEGAIAATAEQLRGSGSQQLALAPYLIGPEIDAGLLDAAAKEAGCSAAEALGPYPAIGKLALAKYTTALGIAPQQPQGAPVR from the coding sequence ATGAGCTCCCCCACTGGACCCGCGTCCGGCCTGCCAGTACGAATGCCGCGACCTCGCCAGCCCGGGCGGCACCGCCGACCCGAGCCGCTGGCGGCTCCCGAGGGCGCGCCTGCGCTCGTCCTCGCGGTGCCGGGCACCTCCAGCGCGGCCACGCGCAGCCTCGCCGAGGAGGTCGTGAGCATCGCGCGCTCCGAGCTGCCCGGCCTCGACGCCCGCATCGGGTACCTCGACGGGGACGACGCCGAGTTCCCCACGCTGCAGTCCGTGCTCACGCGTGCCGCCGAGGAGCGCACCGCCCGCTATGAGCAGGCACGTGCCGCCGGTGCGGACGTGACCGAGCCCGACGGCCCCGTCGCCGTCGTGGTGCCCCTGCTCGCCGGCCCGGACAACGCGCTGCTGCGCCGGGTCCGCCAGGCCGTCATGGAGAGCCGGATCGCGGCCGACCTGACCGACGTTCTCGGCCCCCACCCGCTGCTCGCGGAGGCGCTGCACGTGCGTCTGTCCGAGGCGGGTCTGGCGCGCGCCGACCGTGCCCGGCTGTTCACCGTGGCCACGGCCGCCGACGGCATCATCCTCGCCTCCGTGGGCGGCGAGGAGGCCGTACAGGCGGCCGGGATCACCGGCATGCTGCTCGCCGCGCGGCTCGCCGTGCCGGTGATGGCGGCGGCGCTGGACGAGGAGGGCGCGATCGCGGCCACCGCCGAGCAGCTGCGCGGCTCGGGTTCCCAGCAGCTCGCCCTGGCTCCGTACCTGATCGGACCGGAGATCGACGCCGGTCTGCTGGACGCAGCCGCCAAGGAGGCGGGTTGCTCCGCCGCCGAGGCGCTCGGCCCGTACCCGGCGATCGGCAAGCTCGCGCTGGCCAAGTACACGACGGCGCTGGGCATCGCCCCACAGCAGCCGCAGGGCGCGCCGGTCCGCTGA
- a CDS encoding lactonase family protein, translated as MADGGTREQRAFIGSFTAAGGPGVLTAAVDRGSGALTLLSAVDGVPDPSYLALSPARDMLYAVSETADGAVAAYRVDGDEPKPAGPLVSVGGSGPTHLSVFAGHVLTANYGSGSVTALPVRDDGALVGAASSVLQHQGRGPHIPRQQSPHAHQVQPDPSGRWAVSVDLGTDSVRVCALDAGRLTLHREIALRPGSGPRHLVFHPRGEHAYVLNELAPTVTVCRWSAQEGSLRPVGETPVLSGVPDGDAYPSGIVVSPDGRFVWTATRGQDVVSVLTPDAVGEGLRLVATVPCGGTWPRALALDPSGRFLYAANERSGDVTWFAVDPDTGVPRRGGSVEVPAASCVVFG; from the coding sequence GTGGCAGACGGCGGCACGCGGGAACAGCGGGCGTTCATCGGCTCGTTCACGGCGGCGGGAGGCCCCGGCGTCCTCACCGCGGCCGTGGACCGCGGCAGCGGCGCGCTGACCCTCCTGAGCGCGGTGGACGGCGTGCCCGATCCCTCGTACCTCGCCCTGTCGCCCGCCCGCGACATGCTCTACGCGGTCAGCGAGACGGCCGACGGCGCGGTGGCCGCGTACCGCGTGGACGGCGACGAGCCGAAGCCCGCCGGGCCGTTGGTCTCCGTCGGAGGCAGCGGCCCCACGCACCTCAGCGTGTTCGCGGGACACGTCCTGACCGCCAACTACGGCTCCGGCAGCGTCACCGCCCTGCCCGTGCGCGACGACGGCGCGCTCGTCGGCGCCGCCTCCAGCGTGCTCCAGCACCAGGGCCGCGGCCCGCACATCCCGCGCCAGCAGAGCCCGCACGCCCACCAGGTACAGCCCGACCCGAGCGGGCGCTGGGCCGTCAGCGTCGACCTCGGCACGGACTCCGTGCGGGTGTGCGCGCTGGACGCCGGCCGGCTCACGCTGCACCGCGAGATCGCGCTGCGCCCCGGCTCCGGGCCCCGCCACCTGGTCTTCCACCCACGCGGCGAACACGCGTACGTGCTCAACGAACTCGCCCCCACGGTCACCGTCTGCCGCTGGAGCGCCCAGGAAGGCTCTCTGCGTCCCGTCGGGGAGACACCGGTGCTCTCGGGGGTCCCGGACGGTGACGCGTACCCCTCGGGCATCGTGGTGTCGCCCGACGGACGCTTCGTGTGGACCGCCACCCGCGGCCAGGACGTCGTCTCCGTGCTCACGCCCGACGCGGTGGGCGAAGGGCTGCGGCTGGTCGCCACGGTGCCCTGCGGCGGCACCTGGCCGCGCGCGCTGGCCCTCGACCCCTCGGGACGCTTCCTGTACGCCGCCAACGAGCGCTCGGGGGACGTGACCTGGTTCGCGGTCGACCCGGACACGGGGGTGCCGCGACGGGGCGGCTCGGTGGAGGTTCCGGCGGCGTCCTGCGTGGTCTTCGGCTGA
- a CDS encoding nitric oxide synthase oxygenase, protein MRDFPRGTGQGERCGDDGSARRPTPWAEGPGGWLDRVPAGRRDRGATPTAPPYAGGSRRTQPSVPGLGGRLTPVPGRSDAPTPHDDSPPYALLRAAAEFLTLRHTEERLGDPARRIAAARAEIAETGTYRHTTEELAFGARVAWRNANRCIGRLYWRSLCVRDRRDVRTAEDVAEASADHLREAAGEGRIRALITVFAPDRPGSPGPRIWNEQLIRYAGYARPDGGVTGDPRNAGLTALARRLGWPGGPGTPFDVLPLVIQGADGKPDEQPRWFTLPKDAVLEVELAHPEYTWWRSLGLRWHAVPALANMCLEIGGICYPAAPFNGWYMGTEIGARNLADTDRYNLLPYLADRLGLDTRTDRSLWKDRVLVELNRSVLHSFDRAGVTVADHHTESRRFLTHLGREERKGRRVGADWSWIVPPISGSATPVFHRTYETVEQHPAYVHHPEARARALGEAGGTLV, encoded by the coding sequence ATGCGGGACTTCCCGCGAGGAACCGGACAGGGAGAGCGTTGCGGCGACGACGGGAGCGCGCGGCGCCCGACGCCGTGGGCCGAGGGGCCGGGCGGCTGGCTGGACCGTGTTCCGGCAGGTCGCAGGGACCGCGGCGCGACCCCGACCGCACCGCCGTACGCCGGCGGATCCCGGCGGACGCAGCCGTCCGTCCCGGGTCTCGGCGGGCGCCTGACCCCCGTGCCGGGCCGGTCCGACGCCCCTACGCCGCACGACGACTCCCCGCCGTACGCACTGCTGCGCGCCGCCGCCGAGTTCCTCACCCTCCGCCACACCGAGGAGCGCCTCGGCGACCCGGCCCGGCGCATCGCCGCCGCGCGGGCCGAGATCGCGGAGACCGGCACGTACCGCCACACCACCGAGGAGCTCGCCTTCGGTGCCCGCGTCGCCTGGCGCAACGCCAACCGCTGCATCGGGCGCCTGTACTGGCGCTCCCTGTGCGTCCGTGACCGCAGGGACGTGCGGACGGCCGAGGACGTCGCCGAGGCCTCGGCGGACCATCTGCGGGAGGCCGCAGGCGAGGGCCGGATCAGGGCCCTCATCACCGTCTTCGCGCCCGACCGGCCGGGGAGCCCAGGGCCACGGATCTGGAACGAACAGCTCATCCGGTACGCCGGTTACGCCCGCCCGGACGGCGGCGTGACCGGCGATCCGCGCAACGCGGGTCTCACCGCACTGGCCCGGCGGCTCGGCTGGCCCGGCGGCCCCGGCACCCCGTTCGACGTCCTGCCGCTGGTGATCCAGGGCGCCGACGGCAAGCCCGACGAACAACCCCGCTGGTTCACGCTGCCCAAGGACGCGGTGCTCGAAGTGGAGCTCGCCCACCCCGAGTACACCTGGTGGCGCTCGCTCGGACTGCGCTGGCACGCCGTGCCCGCGCTCGCCAACATGTGCCTGGAGATCGGCGGCATCTGCTACCCGGCGGCCCCGTTCAACGGCTGGTACATGGGCACCGAGATAGGCGCCCGCAACCTCGCCGACACCGACCGCTACAACCTCCTGCCGTACCTCGCCGACCGCCTCGGCCTCGACACCCGCACCGACCGCTCGCTGTGGAAGGACCGCGTGCTCGTCGAACTCAACCGCTCCGTCCTGCACTCCTTCGACCGCGCGGGCGTCACCGTCGCCGACCACCACACCGAGTCCCGGCGCTTCCTCACCCACCTCGGCCGCGAGGAGCGCAAGGGCCGCCGGGTCGGCGCGGACTGGTCGTGGATCGTGCCGCCCATCTCCGGCAGCGCCACACCCGTCTTCCACCGCACCTACGAGACCGTGGAACAGCATCCCGCGTACGTCCACCACCCGGAGGCGCGCGCACGGGCGCTCGGGGAGGCGGGCGGGACCTTGGTCTAG